From Rhizobium sp. NZLR1, a single genomic window includes:
- the msrB gene encoding peptide-methionine (R)-S-oxide reductase MsrB, with protein MLNRRLLLMGAAFGALTVRLGAGKAIAGETFTVTHTEEEWRKLLTPDQFVILRQEGTEAPFTSALLHEERKGNFACAGCDQKLFSSATKFDSGTGWPSFWAPLDHAVGTTNDTTFGMARTAVHCGRCGGHLGHVFDDGPKPTGLRYCMNGLVMTFHPASA; from the coding sequence ATGTTAAACAGACGATTGTTGCTGATGGGTGCCGCTTTCGGAGCGCTTACGGTTCGCTTGGGGGCCGGCAAGGCGATCGCCGGCGAGACGTTTACGGTGACGCACACCGAGGAGGAATGGCGCAAGCTGCTGACGCCGGATCAATTTGTCATCCTGCGTCAGGAGGGGACGGAGGCTCCCTTCACCAGCGCCCTGCTGCATGAGGAGCGGAAGGGCAATTTCGCCTGTGCCGGCTGCGACCAAAAGCTCTTTTCCTCGGCGACCAAATTCGACAGCGGCACCGGCTGGCCGAGCTTTTGGGCACCGCTCGACCATGCCGTCGGCACCACCAACGACACGACGTTCGGCATGGCGCGCACGGCAGTCCATTGCGGCCGTTGTGGCGGCCATCTCGGCCACGTCTTCGATGATGGTCCGAAGCCAACCGGGCTTCGCTACTGCATGAACGGCCTTGTCATGACATTTCATCCAGCCTCGGCCTGA
- a CDS encoding helix-turn-helix domain-containing protein: MHEHSAHAEHVYTSAQRDSAAASSPVVASWRRCMTMHQLAPEDERAPLRVTDEEFRRAREQSGQLIASATEELDRLFTTVGKAGCCLLLTDRNGIALERRGAAGDDKEFHELGLWTGSVWTEASIGTNGIGTALADERAVAIFRDQHFFCANTSLSCTTAPIRDHRGRVAAALDISTCREDVNEMTLTILTQTVRDAAMRIELNLFRSAFPSARFLMVPAGVNSGAALLAVDRHDLVLGATRAARIALQLDDRRIAAGIPAADALHEAGVSQQEEIVEAEKAALLRALSRTSGNVSQAAAALGISRATLHRKMKKFDLH, translated from the coding sequence ATGCACGAACACTCAGCACACGCCGAGCATGTCTACACCTCTGCCCAGCGCGATTCCGCCGCGGCGAGTTCCCCCGTTGTCGCCTCCTGGCGGCGATGCATGACCATGCACCAGCTCGCTCCGGAGGACGAACGGGCGCCGCTGCGCGTTACCGATGAAGAATTCCGGCGTGCCCGCGAACAGTCCGGGCAACTGATCGCCAGCGCGACCGAAGAGCTCGATCGTCTCTTTACCACCGTTGGCAAGGCCGGTTGCTGCCTGCTTCTGACCGACAGGAACGGCATTGCATTGGAGCGTCGGGGTGCCGCTGGCGACGACAAGGAGTTCCACGAACTCGGCCTCTGGACCGGCTCCGTCTGGACCGAGGCGAGCATTGGCACCAACGGCATTGGCACCGCCCTTGCCGACGAGCGTGCCGTCGCCATCTTCCGCGATCAACATTTCTTCTGCGCAAATACCAGCCTCAGCTGCACGACGGCGCCGATCCGCGATCATCGTGGCCGGGTGGCCGCAGCCCTCGATATCTCCACCTGCCGTGAAGACGTCAACGAGATGACGCTGACGATCCTGACGCAGACCGTGCGCGATGCGGCAATGCGCATCGAGCTCAACCTCTTCCGCTCGGCCTTTCCCAGCGCCCGTTTCCTGATGGTCCCGGCCGGCGTCAATTCCGGCGCCGCCCTGCTTGCCGTCGACCGGCATGACCTCGTGCTCGGGGCAACACGCGCCGCCCGCATCGCGCTGCAGCTGGACGATAGGCGCATTGCGGCGGGCATTCCGGCCGCCGATGCCCTGCATGAGGCCGGCGTATCGCAGCAGGAAGAGATCGTCGAAGCGGAAAAGGCAGCCCTGCTGCGGGCGTTGTCGCGCACCAGCGGAAACGTCTCGCAGGCGGCCGCCGCCCTCGGCATAAGCCGCGCCACCCTGCACCGGAAAATGAAGAAGTTCGACCTTCACTGA
- the adh gene encoding aldehyde dehydrogenase — protein sequence MLHQKIVESPFKLKYGNYIGGEWREPVEGKYFENLTPVTGGKLCDIPRSNEKDINLALDAAHAAKEKWGRTSVAERSNILMKIAQRMEDKLELLAQAETWDNGKPIRETMAADIPLAIDHFRYFASCIRAQEGSIGEIDHDTVAYHFHEPLGVVGQIIPWNFPILMATWKLAPALAAGNCVVLKPAEQTPASILVWAELVGDLLPPGVLNIVNGFGLEAGKPLATSPRVAKIAFTGETTTGRLIMQYASQNLIPVTLELGGKSPNIFFADVMAEDDDFLDKALEGFAMFALNQGEVCTCPSRALVQESIYDRFMEKAVKRVEAIKQGNPLDSATMIGAQASTEQLEKILAYLDIGRQEGAEVLTGGSRNDLGGDLANGYYVKPTIFKGHNKMRVFQEEIFGPVVSVTTFKNEKEALEIANDTLYGLGAGVWSRDANRCYRFGREIQAGRVWTNCYHAYPAHAAFGGYKQSGIGRETHKMMLEHYQQTKNMLVSYSPKALGFF from the coding sequence ATGCTTCATCAGAAAATCGTCGAGTCGCCGTTCAAGCTGAAATACGGCAACTATATCGGCGGCGAATGGCGCGAGCCCGTCGAAGGCAAATACTTCGAAAACCTCACGCCCGTCACCGGCGGCAAGCTCTGCGACATTCCCCGCTCCAATGAAAAGGACATCAATCTCGCACTCGACGCAGCTCATGCGGCAAAGGAAAAATGGGGCCGCACCTCGGTTGCAGAACGCTCCAATATCCTCATGAAGATCGCCCAGCGCATGGAAGATAAGCTGGAATTGCTTGCTCAGGCCGAGACCTGGGATAACGGAAAACCGATCCGCGAAACCATGGCGGCAGACATTCCACTGGCGATCGACCACTTCCGCTACTTCGCTTCCTGCATCCGCGCCCAGGAAGGTTCGATCGGTGAGATCGACCACGATACCGTCGCCTATCACTTCCACGAACCCCTCGGCGTCGTCGGCCAGATCATTCCCTGGAACTTCCCGATCCTGATGGCCACTTGGAAGCTCGCTCCGGCGCTGGCCGCCGGCAACTGCGTCGTGCTGAAGCCTGCCGAGCAGACCCCGGCCTCGATCCTGGTCTGGGCCGAACTGGTCGGCGATCTCCTGCCGCCCGGCGTGCTCAACATCGTCAACGGCTTCGGCCTCGAAGCCGGCAAGCCGCTGGCGACCAGCCCGCGCGTCGCCAAAATCGCCTTCACCGGCGAGACGACCACCGGCCGGCTCATCATGCAATATGCCAGCCAGAACCTCATTCCGGTGACGCTGGAACTCGGCGGCAAATCGCCGAATATCTTCTTCGCCGATGTGATGGCCGAGGACGACGATTTCCTCGACAAGGCGCTCGAAGGGTTTGCGATGTTTGCCCTCAACCAGGGCGAAGTCTGCACCTGCCCAAGCCGCGCCCTCGTCCAGGAATCGATCTACGACCGCTTCATGGAAAAGGCCGTCAAACGCGTCGAGGCGATCAAGCAGGGCAACCCGCTCGACAGCGCGACGATGATCGGTGCCCAGGCTTCGACGGAGCAGCTGGAAAAGATCCTCGCTTATCTCGACATCGGCAGGCAGGAAGGCGCCGAGGTTCTGACCGGCGGCTCGCGCAACGACCTCGGTGGCGATCTGGCGAACGGCTATTACGTCAAGCCGACGATCTTCAAGGGCCACAACAAGATGCGTGTGTTCCAGGAGGAAATCTTCGGACCGGTGGTCTCGGTCACGACCTTCAAGAACGAGAAGGAGGCGCTTGAAATCGCCAACGACACGCTTTACGGCCTCGGCGCCGGCGTCTGGAGCCGAGACGCCAATCGATGCTACCGCTTCGGCCGCGAGATCCAGGCCGGCCGCGTCTGGACCAACTGCTACCATGCCTACCCGGCCCATGCCGCCTTCGGCGGCTACAAGCAGTCCGGCATCGGCCGTGAAACCCATAAGATGATGCTTGAGCATTATCAGCAGACCAAGAACATGCTGGTGAGCTACAGCCCGAAGGCGCTCGGTTTCTTCTGA
- a CDS encoding DUF779 domain-containing protein, with protein sequence METTVNGEPRVLATNAALDLIAEIKRDHSDILFHQSGGCCDGSSPMCYPANEFMIGDSDVKLGEIGGVPVYISASQFEAWKHTQLIIDVVPGRGGMFSLDNGREKRFLTRSRLFGGGETCAVPDVTVKAVY encoded by the coding sequence ATGGAAACCACCGTCAACGGCGAACCGCGTGTTCTCGCAACCAACGCCGCCCTCGACCTGATCGCTGAGATCAAGCGGGATCATTCCGATATCCTCTTCCACCAGTCCGGCGGCTGCTGCGACGGCTCCTCGCCGATGTGTTATCCCGCCAATGAATTCATGATCGGCGACAGCGACGTCAAACTCGGCGAGATCGGCGGCGTGCCGGTCTATATCAGTGCCAGCCAGTTCGAGGCCTGGAAGCATACGCAACTGATCATCGACGTCGTTCCCGGCCGCGGCGGCATGTTCTCGCTCGACAACGGTCGCGAGAAACGCTTCCTCACCCGCTCCCGCCTCTTCGGCGGCGGCGAGACCTGCGCCGTCCCTGATGTGACGGTCAAGGCGGTCTACTAA
- a CDS encoding DJ-1/PfpI family protein, producing the protein MPASKILMITGDFTEDYETMVPFQTLLACGYTVDAVCPGKKAGETVATAIHDFEGDQTYSEKRGHNFALNATFDSVRAEDYDALVIPGGRAPEYLRLNADVIKAVRHFFDAGKPVAAICHGAQLLAAAGVLKGRTCSAYPACRPEVELAGGTYADISITDAVSDGNLVTAPAWPAHPSWLRQFMAVLDAAALLETNAA; encoded by the coding sequence ATGCCAGCTTCAAAAATCCTGATGATCACCGGTGATTTCACCGAAGATTACGAAACGATGGTGCCGTTCCAGACGCTGCTCGCCTGCGGCTACACGGTCGACGCCGTCTGCCCTGGCAAGAAGGCGGGCGAGACGGTCGCCACCGCCATTCATGATTTCGAAGGCGACCAGACCTATTCCGAAAAACGCGGCCATAATTTCGCGCTGAACGCCACTTTCGACAGCGTGCGGGCCGAAGATTACGATGCCCTCGTCATCCCCGGCGGCCGCGCGCCGGAATATCTGCGCCTCAATGCCGACGTCATTAAAGCGGTCCGGCACTTCTTCGATGCCGGAAAACCCGTTGCCGCCATCTGTCATGGCGCGCAGCTGCTCGCTGCCGCTGGCGTTTTGAAGGGCCGCACCTGCTCGGCCTATCCCGCCTGCCGGCCGGAAGTCGAGCTTGCCGGCGGCACCTACGCCGATATCTCAATCACCGATGCGGTCTCGGACGGCAACCTGGTCACGGCGCCGGCCTGGCCGGCACATCCGTCGTGGCTGCGCCAGTTCATGGCGGTGCTCGACGCGGCAGCGCTGCTCGAAACCAACGCCGCCTGA
- a CDS encoding ribbon-helix-helix domain-containing protein, with protein MCELFIKADARLWESATRSLRIDGMVTSVRLENFFWSKLEEVARRDGMNVVQLITRLHHESIDAGHDLGNFTSFLRVCCARYLDLQLTGDIPADVTRPISGLDAPEILGRERTKYH; from the coding sequence ATGTGCGAATTGTTCATCAAGGCGGATGCGCGGCTCTGGGAAAGCGCCACCCGGTCGCTGCGCATCGACGGCATGGTCACCAGCGTCAGACTGGAGAACTTCTTCTGGTCGAAGCTCGAGGAAGTCGCCCGGCGCGACGGCATGAATGTCGTCCAGCTGATCACCCGGCTGCATCATGAATCGATCGATGCCGGCCATGATCTTGGAAACTTCACCTCCTTCCTGCGCGTCTGTTGCGCCCGCTATCTCGACCTGCAGCTCACCGGCGACATCCCGGCCGACGTCACCCGCCCGATTTCCGGCCTTGACGCGCCCGAGATTCTCGGTCGCGAACGGACGAAATATCACTGA